In Silene latifolia isolate original U9 population chromosome X, ASM4854445v1, whole genome shotgun sequence, the following proteins share a genomic window:
- the LOC141621802 gene encoding uncharacterized protein LOC141621802 yields MATSSTPSTTSLGKDSWLRSVMDKCILKDDGSNFLEWESNIKSAALSDNVLTYLTDAPPIEPGARASSAVRTAYDDYVRMLNDIKNVLIWSISPKLKLSCISLNAYEIFTRMITMSSQTPKVRQYDAAARFFEAKLERGQKVGPHVLKMVEYVDILERLGCKIPKTLVVDRILHSLPTKFAHFRVNYNMNDMDKSYHEIHALLTQAERDMEASGSEKGDVLTMKLKNMSLGVKKGKGKEKSQFKKSSKKIDKGKGKAVENSNPKAKSVKLSEAECFHCNGKGHYRRSCPKYLEDLKEGRVTPIGYKGRASTRKR; encoded by the exons atggcaacttcatcaactccatcgactacttcactaggcaaagattcatggctaaggtccgtaatggacaaatgtattttaaaagatgacggtagtaactttcttgaatgggaatccaacatcaaaagtgccgcgttgtccgacaatgtgctcacttacttgaccgatgctcctcctattgagcccggtgcaagagcttcatcggcggtgcggaccgcctatgatgactatgtgaggatgttgaatgatatcaagaatgtgttgatatggtcaatatcgccaaagctcaagctttcatgcatttctttaaatgcttacgagatattcactcgtatgatcactatgtcttcacaaacaccaaaagtccgtcaatacgatgcggcggcacgcttctttgaagctaagcttgagaggggccaaaaggttggtccccatgtccttaaaatggtcgaatatgttgacatcctagagcgtctagggtgtaagattcctaagactcttgtggtggatcgtatccttcactcactccccaccaagtttgcccactttagggtaaactacaatatgaatgacatggataagagttaccatgaaattcatgcactcctcacccaagcggagagggatatggaggcaagtgggagtgaaaagggagatgttttaaccatgaagttaaagaacatgtctcttggagtcaagaaaggaaagggaaaagaaaagtcccaattcaagaaatcgtcaaagaaaattgacaagggaaaggggaaggccgttgagaatagcaatcccaaggcaaaaagtgtcaagctctccgaggccgaatgtttccattgtaatgggaaggggcattataggaggagttgtcccaaatacttggaggatctcaaggaagggcgtgtgacgcctattg ggtataagggacgtgcaagcactaggaaaaggtga